TATGATATAGACCCTAAGCTAAACAAAGACAAAAATGTAAAAATTGAAAAAGACATAAAAAAACTAGATGTTTGTGATGCTGTTTTTATTTGTGTTCCTACTAATCAAAAAAAGGATGGTAGTTGTGATACATCAATTGTTGAAGAAATAATTGCTGAAAGTAATGCTAAATTGTTTATTATAAGATCTACAGTTGAAATTGGTTTTACTAAAAAAATGGTAGAAAAATATAAAAAATTGATTGTTTTTCAGCCAGAATATTATGGCGAAACTATTGCCCACCCTTTTACTAAGTTGAGCGATAGAAACTGAATAACATTAGGTGGGGGAGAAAAAGCAAGAAATTTAGCAATAAAAATTTATCAAAAAGTAATTAACTCAAATGTTAAAATTTATCAATGTTCTAGTGATGAAGCTGAACTTGCCAAATATATGGAAAATGCTTTTTTAGCTACAAAAGTCACTTTTTGTAATGAAATGTATGAAATTGCTAAAAAATTAAATATAAATTACAACATCGCACGTGAGTTATGAATCGCCGATCCAAGAATTGGGTCTAGCCATACTTTTGTTTATGAAGAAAATAGAGGGTATGGTGGTAAATGTTTACCTAAAGATATAGCATCACTGCAACATCAATTTAAAATTAATAATATAGATAGCACACTTATTTCTGCTGTAATTAAAAAAAATAAAAAATTTACAAAAAACAATAAATAAATGTTTTGTTTTTTTAATAAATTTTTTTATATTAAAAAGTTGCTTAAATCATTAAAATTTTAAATGGATTTTGTAATCATTATTTAAATTTTAAACTTTTTTTGAATTTGTAATATTAGATTTTAAAAGTAAATTAACAAATATTAAAATCACAAAATTAATTATATATAAATTATTTTAAATAAAGTTTTAATGATTTTTCTAAAGTTAAAAAACTATTTAAAATTTTTATAAAACTTTCAAATGCAAGTTTATCAAATTTAATTTTTATTTTAATTTTTTTATAATAAATAAATTTTTCTGGACTAGAATCTGTAAAAAATAAAAAATTTTGTTTAACATATTCAAAAATATTTTTAAGTGTATAAAAAATAGTGGATTCTAAGTTTTTTTGCTCATTATATAATTTTAACGTCAAAATAGTCAGCAATTGACCTTTGGGCAATCTATGCTGATATATTCTATAACATGCCATGAATGTTTTAATGAATTTCAAGGTATGTTTACCATATTTTGTTTTTTTAATAAATTTTTTTATTTCGTTTTCAAATGTAAACAAATCTACTTTAACAACTTTGCTATTCATGTTATCAAATGTAAAATAATTGTTATTTTTCAAAAAGCAAAATGACAAATCAAAAATTTTTTCTTTGGTTGTAATTCTCAATAATGAAGGAAAAAGTTTTACTTTATATAATTCTTTTTCACACATAACTTTAGCTAATAAAAATATATTATTAATTATTTTATGAATTGCAATTTTAAGATCTTTATAGTCTAAGTTTTTTAAATCAAAAATTATCATTATGTCATCATCACTTGATAGTCTAGGGGAATTAGTTATGTTATAATTTATTTTATATTTAGAAGATCCATGTTTTTTTATGATAATATTAAAACATTTATATTGTGTTTTTATCAATTTAATTAATTCATTAATTTTTTTCATTATTTACCTTTTTAATTTTAATTTCTTTATTGTGAATTTGAATTTTTTCATCATGAGTAATAAAAATAAAAATTTTGTTTTTTAACATACTTAACATTTTTTCGAGAATTATTTTTTTATTAAAATCATCTATTCCGGTGAATGCTTCATCAAAAATAATAATTTCTGGTTCATGATATAAAACTCTAGCTATTTCTATTCTTCTTTTTTCACCTATTGACAATGTTGAAACATCTGATTCTATTTTATCTTTCAAAAAAACAAGATTTACAATTTCTAAAACTTTATAAAAAATGTTTCAATTAACATCATCCCCTTTGTCCAAAACAATATTTTCTTTTATAGTTCCCGGAAAAAGAGATAATTCTTGATGAATATACCCTAAATTAATATTATAATTTTTTATGTTAAATTTATTATTTAAAAGAATTTCGCCACTATATTCTATATTTTTTTTAATTAAAAGGTTAGCAAAAGTAGATTTCCCAACACCTGATTTTCCTGAAATTTTTAAAATATCATTTTTTTCAAGAGTAATATTTACATTTTTAAACAAGTTTATTTTAGGTGTTAAATTTAATGAAACATTTTTAAAACAAATTGTTTCAATGGGCTCAAAAAATAATTCTCTTCTTTTAAGACCTCATTTTTCAATATTATTAATTATTTCTGTTTTAGATGTTTTCAAACTAACTAAATCATTAAAAAATTTTTCTATTCTAACTAATGGTATATTCATTAATCCTGATAAATATATTATAGATGATAAACTATTTTCATTACTTAATAATTGTTTTTTTTGCAAAAAAATTCCAATAATTATTATCCCAATTTGACTTAAACCAAATATTAAATTTGTAAAAGCACTATTTAAAGATTTTATAATAATAAATTTTTTAGATTTTGAATAAAGATTTTGATTTTTGCTATGTATTTTATTGAAAACATATTTATCTTTTTTAAGATTTATTGGTATATATGCATTTTTTAATATATTATTAAAATCATCAGTAAACTCAACCTCAGTCTTATTCAAAGTTTTCATACTATAAAATAATTTTGGTTTTATAAACAATGAAAAAAAAATTCAGATTATTATAATAAAAAAAGAAAATAAAAATAGTGAATAATGCTGTAACAATAGATAAATTAGTGAATAAAGAAAAGCTACAGTTGTAAAAATAATGCTTTGAATTATATTTGTTAAATTATCTGCGTAAATATTTATATTTTTATTAATACTAATACTTAAAAAATTTATGTTAGTTTTTGTAAATACATCATTTTCTTGTGACACCAATTTCTGATATATAAATTCACGATAACTAAATTCAATACTTTTTTTAATTTTTTCACCAGTGAACATTATTATGTAATTTATAAATAGACGTGCTATTAAAGTGAGTGAAAAAAATAAAAAAATTTGTTGCAAAACATTTCAGTTGTTGCTATATATTTTTTGCAAAAATAAAGAAGGTAAATAAATAAAAAGTGTGCCAAAAAAAAGAAAAAACACATAAATAAAAATTTTTATTTTTATTAAAAATGAAAATTTACTTTTTTTCCAAATAATATTTTTCATCATTTTATAAACTCCTTTTCAATTGTCAAGACTAAATCATAATTATTTTTTTGATTTTTATTTCTGTCAATAAAAAAATCAAAAAATAACAAAGTTTCGTTTTTGTTTTTAGGCACAACGCCAAATAAATAAAAAAAATTTTTAATTAAAATAATAATAATTTTTATAGGAATTATTTCTTTTTTTAATATTTTAGATTTGAGCAAATGAATCAAATAAATAGAATTAAAAACTCTTTCAATTTTATCTCTTTTTTCATTGATAAATAACTTTTTTTCTAAATATAAATAACTTCTATTTTTTATGTATTCAAAATTTTTATATTTTTTTGAAATAACATTAATACCGACATTATTTCAAGTACCAATTTTTTCATTTAGCATAAAAGAATTGTAATATTTATCATCTATTAAAATCAAAATATCTAAATCACTATTTTCAGAATTTTGAGAATTAGAATAACTACCAGTTAAAAAATAATCAAACTTATATTTTGATTTTAATTTCAAAAAATAGCAATAAAATATTTTATTAAATTTTTTTATTGTCATTTCTTTATTTAATTCAATATTTTTTATTTTTCTTAATTTTTCTAAATAATTTTTATTTAAATTTAAAAATGTTTCAATTTTTTTTAATGAATTAAATAAACTTATTTTATCCATGTTTAAAACTATGTTTGCTTTATAAGTAAAATGAATATTTTGTAAAATTTTTTGGTACCTAAAATATTTTTTGTTTTTATAATCAATTATTCTTTTTTTTCTTTTTATTAAAAAAGTAGCATTTTCTTCTTCGATTTTTTTATTTTTTATTTTTTGATTCCATGTTAAATAAAATTTTTTTTTAGATATGCCGCTAAATATTGCGGTTGCTAATAATCTTCTTTCCAATTCTTTCAATCCTTTATCTAAAACAATTATTTTTTCTGTTTGTTTTGATAAAGTATATATTTTTTTATATTCATCCAAAAATATATCAATTAATTCTTCATTTTTTATTTTAAATCATTCACCTTTTTGCAAAGGAGAAATAATATTTAAAAAAATACAATTTTCACTATTTCGTAAATAAAATAACTTCGCAATCGTTGTTTTGCCAACCTTATCTAAACCATTAAAAGAAATTAACATTTTTCTCCATAAATAATCACAATTTTTTTTCATTTTTTAAATAAAACAAATATTTAAGCTTAAATAAATTTGTTTCTGTTCAATTGTTCATTGTCAAAAGTCTAAAAACTAAAATTAAAATAAAATTTTTAAAAACAAAATTATTTATTATTTTTTTAAATCAAAAATAAATTTTTTTTATATTTTTTATTCATTTTTTTTTACAATATTTTTTTTTGTTTATTTGATTTTGTCTCAAATATTTTTGTAATCTCAAAACATTTTTTTGTTTTATACCAAAAATATTATTTAATATTTCAAAAGCTAAAAAATTTACTAAGTCATAAAAAATTGGAAAAAAATTTATATTGTCATAATCTATTAAAAAATTAGGATAAAAAATATTATTAAAATGAAAATCACCATTAGAAATTCAATAATTATTTTGATATTGTTTTATAATTTTTTTGTATTTTTGTTTTACAATTAAAATAAATTTCAATTTTTTGTTATTTGAAAATATACCATACCAATCATTTAGTCTTGTATATCTTTTTAAAAAAAATTTTTCACAATCATTGTATGTGTATGAAATTTTTTGTTGAATATTTTTAATGCTTAAATTTAGAGATTGAAAAAATAATTTAGGAATTTGATCATATTTAATATACTCAGATAAAATAGGTTCATTTATTATACTCATACAAATTTTTTTATCATTTAAATAAATGTTAGGTAGTTTTCAATATTTTTTAATTTCATTTATTAAACTTATTTGATAAAAACTTAAATTATTTTTTTTGCAAACTAAATTTTTGTTTAAATTTAAAGTTATAATAGAGTTGTTTAACTTAAATATTTTTTTCATTTTAATATGCCTTTCCAGAATAAAATAAAATTATTGAAATAAAAAATATTATCAGACTAACGAAAAATAAAGGTATAGTTCAAATTTTAAATGTTTCTTTTAAATTTAAACCAAATGTTTTATTAATTAACCAAAAGCCTGTATCATTTATGTGAGAGACAGAGCTAGAACCTGCACCAATAGACAAAATAATACCCACATATTTTAGTGAATAACTTGTATTAAAAATTATAAATTTTTCCAAAAGTGAAAAAGTAATTAAAAAAGAAATTGTAGCAGATCCAATTGAAACTCTTAAAAATAAGGAAAAGGCAAATGCCAAAAAAATTAAATGTTCTTTTTTATGAATTAATGATGTTGATAACATAGTAATTATGTTTGTGTTTTGTAAAGCAAATGATAATAAAGAAGTAGAACAAATTACTAAAATTATGTTTCCTGCTGAATTTAATTTATTATTTAATGAATTATAATTATATTTAGATTTATTTTTTATATTCTTTATAGCAAGTAAAAAATATAAAAAGGCAATAAAAATTACAAAAAAACTTAAAGGTTCGCTTAAAATATAAAAAACAATATTTTTTTTATATTTTAAGTTTAAAAATTTAAAAATAGCTATACTAAAAAATGGTATTAAAAATAAAAAATATTTTAATAGCAAGATTGGGTGAGTTTGTTCATTTAAATTTAAATTATTTTTTATTAGTAATTTGTTTTTAAATAAAAACAAAAATATGTGCATAATAATAAATATATTAAATATAAATAAAAAAATAGTTGTGTAAATTTTTATAGAAATGATCTCAATATTTAACTTCTCAATAATAATAGAAGGACCTACTGAAGGAAAAACAAAAATATGACCTAATGCAATAGAAATTAAAAACAATGATAAACACATTCATGAAATTTTAGAATTTATTTTTTGTTTTATTTTTTTTATTAAAGACAAAAACATTATTAAAACAATTTCAAAAAATAATAAACCTGCCAATATTAATGATATAAAATTCAATAAAAATATAGCTATAAATAATGTGTTTTTATTGAATTTTATATCATTAATATTGATTAAATTTAATTCATCAATTAAATGTGAAAAAATATATCCTAACAAAATTCATGTTCCAATTTTCCCTATTTTTTCTGAAAAAGCATATGAAAAATAATTTTTAAAAATAAGAAATAAATCTAAATCATTATTTTTGTTCAAAAATGTAAAAAGCATGACTAAAAAAGACATAGAAATTAACAAAAAAATTATATTTAATTTAAATTTAACATTTAAAAAAATTACCAATATTAAAAGCAAGAAAATTCAAAAAATATCCACGCTTTTATTATATCATTTAAAGTATAAAATTTATTTTAAATAAAAAAATAATTTGAGGTATAAAAATGAAAAATAATATTATTGTATTTATTGGAGGAATGAGTGAAAGTGGCAAAAGTCATACAGGTATTTATTTGGAAAAAAAACATAATTTCCAAAGAATAAAAATTATTAAAATTCAAAAAAAATTAATGCAAATTAATAATATAGAATATAATGAAAATAACTTTTCTGAATCACTATCCAAGTTGTTTAAAATAAAAAATATTTATTTAAATTTTATTAATTTAATTTTGGAAGAAGCAAAAGATAAAAATATTGTTTTAGAATCTCTTTATGATAAAAATATTTATTTAGAAATTAAAAAACTACATTCTCAAACTTTTTGCATATTTTTAAAAGCAAATTGGTTAAAAAGGATTTTAAGAGAAAAAAGAAAAACTAATTTAACTTTTTTTAAAACATTAAAAAAAGTTAAAAAAAAGGAAAAATTTAAAAAAAACAAAAACGCACATACTGTAAAGGTTGTGTCTGACTTTATTATAATTAACAACAAAAATACTCAATTTTTGGAAAAAAATCTAGATCTTATTTTGAGTAAAATAAAAAATAAGTCTTTTTTATAAAAAGAATAATTTTTTAAAAAGATTATTTTTTTAATACAAAAGTTTTCGATATTTAATAAAAATAAATTATGCTAATCATTTAAAAATCAACAAATTCGTTATAAAACTGGTAACTGTTTGAATTTTGGGCATTTTTTATAGTCTTTTTAACTTATTTCATTTTCTTTTTTTTAATTTATCTAAAAGTTGTTAAATTATTACCATTTCAAGATTAAACTGTATTTTTTTATTTATTTCTTTTACTACTTGGGTTAAAGAGTTTTTTATAGTTTTAACTATTTTTAAATTTTTTGATTTTTTCTTCTATTTTAATTATATTGTTATATAGAAGAATAAGTATTTTTGTATGATCATTTAGATAAATAAATAATTCTTTTTCAAAAAATTATATTGCTTTGCAATTGTTTTATTGTGAAAAGTTCGTATTTTGGATTTAAGTTGTATTTATGATTCAACTTGTTATTTTATAAATTAAAAAATTTCAATAAATATAACTTAAACACTATCACCTCTAAATAGTTTTTTATCATTTACATTTTTTATAAGAACATTTGTAAAATTTTTTTTTGTATTTTGAGAATAATTATTTTGGAACATTTTTTTATCTAAATAATCACTTATTTTTTTAAAAAATAAAAATTCGAATCATTAATTGCATGAATAACATTATTATTAGGAAAAGCAAAGCATGTTTTAAATTTTGTTCCTAATTAAATATTATATACAATAAATTCAAATTTTTGATTTTTATGTAAATGTGGCTTAATTTTAATTATAAATATTGTTTTTTTAATACTTTTTAAAACTTTGAAAGGAAAATTTCATAACTTTTCTTAAATATTTTGAAAAAAGAATCATTTATTGCTTTAAAATCAGTAAACTTTTAAAGTTTTCATCACTTTAATTATTCAAAATAATAATTTTGTCTTCAACATAATGTTCTTTTTTAATAGGCTTATCTTTTAAATGTTTTTGAACATTTGTAATGTTTTTTGCTTTTTGAATTAATTGTTCAGCTGTATCTTTTTCTTCTTTTTCAACAAATCCTCTAATTTTTCCATTAACTTGAACAGGGATTTGAATTTTTTCCAAAATAATTAATTCATCATTATATTTTGGTCATTTGTGGTATTTAATTTGTTTAGAATTGATTATTTCTAATAATTCCTCTGATATGTGAGGTGCGAAAGTAGATAACATAATCAAAAAATCTTCAATAGGTTTTAATGAAGGTATTTTTTCCACTTTATATAGTGCATTTATAAATACCATAAATTTACTAATTGCAATATTAAATTTTAATTTTTCAATAGCTTCTGTGGTATCTTTAATTGTGTTTTGTCAAATAGAAATAAACTCTTTATCTTCAAAATTAGCATCCAATAATTGAGCGTTTTTGGCAAATTTTGTAATTATAACTCAAACACGATCTAGTCATTTTCTGATGCTTCTAATAGTTTTTGTGCTTCATTCTTTCGTATCAACTAAAGGCCCCATAAACATTTCATAAAGTCTCAATGTATCTGCACCAAGTTCTTCAACTATATCATCAGGGTTTATTACATTGCCCCTACTTTTGGACATTTTTTGACCATCAGGACCTAAAATCATTCCTTGATTTACTATTTTCATAAATGGCTCATTATGTGGGACAATTTTTTTATCATATAAAAATTTTTGTCAAAATCTTGAATACAATAAATGACCTACAGCATGCTCTTGACCACCAATATAAAGATCTACAGGCATTCATTTTTTAAATCTTTCAAATGCTTCTGCTGAATTTAATTCTAAGTAAGTTCCATCATCATTTTTTAATATATATGCTAAAAAATATCATGAACTACCAGCTGATTGTGGCATTGTATTTGTTTCTCTTCTGTATTTTTTACCATTTTTTTCAAAAATTAATCAATCTTTTTTGTTTGCTAATGGTGATTCACCTGTTTTAGAAGGTTCAATGTCCTCAATAAAAGGTAATTCAACTAATTTTTCCTCAAGATAAATATTATTATTTTCATCGAAATAAACAGGGAAAGGTTCTCCTCAATATCTTTGTCTTGAAAAAATTCAATCTCTTAATTTGTAACTAATTTTTTTAATAGCTAAATTTAATTTATTTAGAAAAATAAATACTTTTTCTGTTGCTTCTTGTTGATTCAAATTATCAAAATTTATTGTATTAAAAAGAACTTTTTCACCATTATTAACTTTGTAGATATCAATAACTTTTAAATTAAATAATTTTGCAAAATCATTATCTCTTTCATCTTCGGAGGGAACGCCCATAATAGCTCCAGTTCCATAAGATTTAAATACATAATCACAAATATAAATTGGTATTCTATTATTATTTATTGGGTTTATTGCGTAATAACCAGTAAAAAAACCATCTTTGTTTTTTTGATTAGTGTTTTGAAATTTTTCATTAACTGAATTTTTGATTTGTTCTATTTTTTTAGCAAATTTAGAATTTTTGATTTTGATTTTATCTGCAAATTCATGGTCATGTGCCAATCCTAAAAATGTAACACCAAAAATTGTATCAATTCTAGTTGTAAAAACATCTATTATTTCGTTTAAATTTTCTATTTTAAATTTAACAACATAACCGTTAGACTTACCAATTCAATTTTTTTGAAGAATTTTTAAAGATTCTGGATAATTTACTTCA
This Mesomycoplasma neurolyticum DNA region includes the following protein-coding sequences:
- a CDS encoding Rossmann-fold NAD(P)-binding domain-containing protein, producing MLKTGIIGYGVVGKAMKSLFTDSLIYDIDPKLNKDKNVKIEKDIKKLDVCDAVFICVPTNQKKDGSCDTSIVEEIIAESNAKLFIIRSTVEIGFTKKMVEKYKKLIVFQPEYYGETIAHPFTKLSDRNWITLGGGEKARNLAIKIYQKVINSNVKIYQCSSDEAELAKYMENAFLATKVTFCNEMYEIAKKLNINYNIARELWIADPRIGSSHTFVYEENRGYGGKCLPKDIASLQHQFKINNIDSTLISAVIKKNKKFTKNNK
- a CDS encoding ABC transporter ATP-binding protein/permease, which produces MFTGEKIKKSIEFSYREFIYQKLVSQENDVFTKTNINFLSISINKNINIYADNLTNIIQSIIFTTVAFLYSLIYLLLQHYSLFLFSFFIIIIWIFFSLFIKPKLFYSMKTLNKTEVEFTDDFNNILKNAYIPINLKKDKYVFNKIHSKNQNLYSKSKKFIIIKSLNSAFTNLIFGLSQIGIIIIGIFLQKKQLLSNENSLSSIIYLSGLMNIPLVRIEKFFNDLVSLKTSKTEIINNIEKWGLKRRELFFEPIETICFKNVSLNLTPKINLFKNVNITLEKNDILKISGKSGVGKSTFANLLIKKNIEYSGEILLNNKFNIKNYNINLGYIHQELSLFPGTIKENIVLDKGDDVNWNIFYKVLEIVNLVFLKDKIESDVSTLSIGEKRRIEIARVLYHEPEIIIFDEAFTGIDDFNKKIILEKMLSMLKNKIFIFITHDEKIQIHNKEIKIKKVNNEKN
- a CDS encoding GntT/GntP/DsdX family permease, whose protein sequence is MDIFWIFLLLILVIFLNVKFKLNIIFLLISMSFLVMLFTFLNKNNDLDLFLIFKNYFSYAFSEKIGKIGTWILLGYIFSHLIDELNLININDIKFNKNTLFIAIFLLNFISLILAGLLFFEIVLIMFLSLIKKIKQKINSKISWMCLSLFLISIALGHIFVFPSVGPSIIIEKLNIEIISIKIYTTIFLFIFNIFIIMHIFLFLFKNKLLIKNNLNLNEQTHPILLLKYFLFLIPFFSIAIFKFLNLKYKKNIVFYILSEPLSFFVIFIAFLYFLLAIKNIKNKSKYNYNSLNNKLNSAGNIILVICSTSLLSFALQNTNIITMLSTSLIHKKEHLIFLAFAFSLFLRVSIGSATISFLITFSLLEKFIIFNTSYSLKYVGIILSIGAGSSSVSHINDTGFWLINKTFGLNLKETFKIWTIPLFFVSLIIFFISIILFYSGKAY
- a CDS encoding nucleotidyltransferase domain-containing protein; amino-acid sequence: MLISFNGLDKVGKTTIAKLFYLRNSENCIFLNIISPLQKGEWFKIKNEELIDIFLDEYKKIYTLSKQTEKIIVLDKGLKELERRLLATAIFSGISKKKFYLTWNQKIKNKKIEEENATFLIKRKKRIIDYKNKKYFRYQKILQNIHFTYKANIVLNMDKISLFNSLKKIETFLNLNKNYLEKLRKIKNIELNKEMTIKKFNKIFYCYFLKLKSKYKFDYFLTGSYSNSQNSENSDLDILILIDDKYYNSFMLNEKIGTWNNVGINVISKKYKNFEYIKNRSYLYLEKKLFINEKRDKIERVFNSIYLIHLLKSKILKKEIIPIKIIIILIKNFFYLFGVVPKNKNETLLFFDFFIDRNKNQKNNYDLVLTIEKEFIKWWKILFGKKVNFHF
- the leuS gene encoding leucine--tRNA ligase, which codes for MFKNQFDHKNVEQKWQKIWDKTNAFKTTNDKNKKYYVLDMFPYPSASGLHVGHPEGYTASDIVARYKRLNDFDVLHPIGWDAFGLPAEQYALNTKNHPATFTNNNIELFKKQLKSLGFSYDWAKEINTTDPNYYKWTQWIFKELYKNNLAEIKKIDVNWCEELGTVLANEEVLTDSKGNKVSERGSFPVVKKPMFQWVLKITEYADRLIKDLDEVNYPESLKILQKNWIGKSNGYVVKFKIENLNEIIDVFTTRIDTIFGVTFLGLAHDHEFADKIKIKNSKFAKKIEQIKNSVNEKFQNTNQKNKDGFFTGYYAINPINNNRIPIYICDYVFKSYGTGAIMGVPSEDERDNDFAKLFNLKVIDIYKVNNGEKVLFNTINFDNLNQQEATEKVFIFLNKLNLAIKKISYKLRDWIFSRQRYWGEPFPVYFDENNNIYLEEKLVELPFIEDIEPSKTGESPLANKKDWLIFEKNGKKYRRETNTMPQSAGSSWYFLAYILKNDDGTYLELNSAEAFERFKKWMPVDLYIGGQEHAVGHLLYSRFWQKFLYDKKIVPHNEPFMKIVNQGMILGPDGQKMSKSRGNVINPDDIVEELGADTLRLYEMFMGPLVDTKEWSTKTIRSIRKWLDRVWVIITKFAKNAQLLDANFEDKEFISIWQNTIKDTTEAIEKLKFNIAISKFMVFINALYKVEKIPSLKPIEDFLIMLSTFAPHISEELLEIINSKQIKYHKWPKYNDELIILEKIQIPVQVNGKIRGFVEKEEKDTAEQLIQKAKNITNVQKHLKDKPIKKEHYVEDKIIILNN